Within Verrucomicrobiota bacterium, the genomic segment CGGATTGGTTTGGCACGAAAACCTGCTGTGGATCAGCTACTACTCCTCTCACGAAGGCAAAACTTCCATCTATCTGGCCAAGGTCAAAATCTGATAAATCTGCCCCCGACTTCTCAAAGGACGATCGCGGCCATGACCAGCAATCACGCGGCTTTGAGCTCACCGAGCCACGCGGCCAGGAAGATGGTGAAGCGTGCTCGAACCGGTGACCTCGTGAGTGAAAAGGGCTGAGCCCGCCTATTTCATGCACGGGACGCTCGGTGAGGACACCGGGCACAAACACAGAGGCAGGCGCGATTGTAGGCCGCGTGCCCTCACGCGGCACACCGTCGCGGATTCAAGCTCAGTATGAATGATCCGAGTTAGGATGCTCTCTCTCCGTGTCTCTATGCCTCCGTGAGAGCCGCCCTCCCGGCGTGAACGAGCAGAATGTGATTCATTGACAGGGCGTTCGCACAACACGGGCAACACACCGTTTTCTCTCTCGCCCCGCGAGGCACGAGTTGAGGTTGCTTCGAATTGACGGAGAGAGGGGAATTCTCAGCCTACCTCCTCGGTCCTCTCCCCGCTCATGCTTCGCAGGGAGAGGAAGAAGTGCTTTGGCGACAGAGATCTCGAATCCTATCCCGAGATCACGCTGCTTTCCATTGCGCTTCGTTGCGAGTTGGGTGCGAGGCCTTTTGCTTTTCCTCGCGCAGAGGCCGCGAAGGACGCAGAGAGAACGTTGTGGGAAAAGTTCTCTGCGGAGAGGGGCGGAGTCTTGATTTGCCCCTGGAGCACTATCAGGCTATTGCCTTTCACGGTTCGGAAAACATGTCAAAGCAGGTATAACACCAATCCTCGTGTGACCCGAACAATCGACAAGCCGGGGCATCATCCGCCTGGATTCACCCTCATCGAATTGCTCGTGGTCATCGCGATCATCGCGGTCCTGTCGTCCATGCTCCTGCCCGCCCTTGGACGCTCGAAGGTCAAGGCACAACAGATCGCTTGTCTGAACAATTACCGGCAACTGCAGTTGTGCTGGCTCATGTACGTGGATGATCATCAGGATCACCTGCCACCCAACGCCACGTCGAGCAGCGGGGGCCGCGAAGGCTGGGTGGCCACGGGCCAAACCTGGATCACCGGCAACGCGTTTACCGACCCCAGCGCGCTCAACATCGAACGCGGGGTGCTGTATCCCTACCATCGCTCAGCCAAAGTTTACAAATGCCCCTCCGATCGCTCCACGGTCCGAGACGAAGGCAGGATCCCGCGCGTGCGCAGTGTGTCCATGAGCAACTACATGAACGACAACCCCGATCCGCAAGACACATCCTGCTGGCATAAGCTTTCGGAAATCCGCCAACCCGGCCCCGCCAAGGCTTGCGTCTTCATCGACGAACATGAGGGCAGCATCGAGAACGCCCGCTTCGTCATCACGCAACCGGGCACTTGGAATTGGGTGGACCATCCAGCGCTGCGCCATGGCAACGCGGGTGTGTTGAGTTTTGCGGACGGCCACGCCGAACTCTGGAAATGGCTCGAAACCACCACCCACTCCGCAGCCCGGGTCGAGGGCTGGGTGCAAGGCATTCGAGGCGTGCGAAACACGGATCGTGATCTGCGCCGCATCCAGGCGACCGTGCCCATG encodes:
- a CDS encoding type II secretion system protein, giving the protein MLRRERKKCFGDRDLESYPEITLLSIALRCELGARPFAFPRAEAAKDAERTLWEKFSAERGGVLICPWSTIRLLPFTVRKTCQSRYNTNPRVTRTIDKPGHHPPGFTLIELLVVIAIIAVLSSMLLPALGRSKVKAQQIACLNNYRQLQLCWLMYVDDHQDHLPPNATSSSGGREGWVATGQTWITGNAFTDPSALNIERGVLYPYHRSAKVYKCPSDRSTVRDEGRIPRVRSVSMSNYMNDNPDPQDTSCWHKLSEIRQPGPAKACVFIDEHEGSIENARFVITQPGTWNWVDHPALRHGNAGVLSFADGHAELWKWLETTTHSAARVEGWVQGIRGVRNTDRDLRRIQATVPMIPIR